Proteins encoded in a region of the Vibrio ponticus genome:
- the infB gene encoding translation initiation factor IF-2, with product MTQLTVKTLSEEIGTPVDRLIEQLADAGISKSSSDAISEGEKQQLLSHLKKEHGDTSGDSAPTRLTLQRKTRSTLSVNAGGGKSKDVQVEVRKKRTYVKRSAIEDQAKREAEEAAKREAEEAAKREAEEAAKREAEEKAKREAEEKAKREAEAQRKAEAEKANAERGAEDKIKQEAARKEADELKRRQEEEAKRKAEEDSQRKLEEAREMAEKNQERWSAAEEKKGDMENTDYHVTTSRYAREAEDEADRKVEGASRRRKQKKMSSKTDDQERGGRNARGGKGGRQKGKLAKPSSMQQAFDKTAAVAKADVVIGETIVLSELANKMSVKATEVIKVMMKMGAMATINQVIDQETAQLVAEEMGHKVILRKENELEEAVLSDRDSDSEAVPRAPVVTIMGHVDHGKTSTLDYIRRTHVASGEAGGITQHIGAYHVETENGMITFLDTPGHAAFTAMRARGAQATDIVVLVVAADDGVMPQTVEAIQHAKAAGVPLIVAVNKIDKEDANPDNVKNELAQYDVIPEEWGGENMFVHISAKQGTNIDGLLEAILLQSEVLELTAVAEGMASGVVVESRLDKGRGPVATVLVQSGTLRKGDIVLCGQEYGRVRAMRDELGKEINEAGPSIPVEILGLSGVPSSGDEATVVRDERKAREVANYRAGKFREVKLARQQKSKLENMFANMAAGEVAELNVVLKADVQGSVEAIADSLLKLSTDEVKVNIVGSGVGGITETDAVLAEASNAIILGFNVRADASARRAIEAASVDLRYYSIIYQLIDEVKQAMGGMLAPEFKQEIIGLAEVRDVFKSPKLGAIAGCMVTEGVIKRNAPIRVLRDNVVIYEGELESLRRFKDDVAEVKNGYECGIGVKNYNDVRAGDQIEVFETVEIKRTLD from the coding sequence ATGACACAACTAACAGTAAAAACTCTGAGTGAAGAGATTGGTACGCCAGTTGACCGCTTAATTGAACAACTTGCTGACGCTGGTATTTCGAAGTCTAGCAGCGATGCGATTTCAGAGGGCGAGAAGCAGCAGCTTCTCAGCCATCTAAAAAAAGAACACGGCGATACGTCGGGTGACTCAGCGCCTACACGCCTTACATTACAACGTAAGACTCGTAGCACACTGAGTGTCAACGCTGGTGGCGGCAAGAGTAAAGATGTTCAAGTTGAAGTGCGCAAGAAACGTACCTACGTGAAGCGCAGTGCAATTGAAGATCAAGCTAAACGCGAAGCTGAAGAAGCAGCTAAGCGTGAGGCAGAAGAAGCGGCTAAACGCGAAGCTGAAGAAGCAGCTAAGCGTGAAGCTGAAGAGAAAGCTAAACGCGAAGCTGAAGAAAAGGCTAAGCGAGAAGCGGAAGCACAACGTAAAGCAGAAGCAGAGAAAGCGAATGCCGAACGTGGTGCTGAAGACAAAATTAAGCAAGAAGCAGCGCGAAAAGAGGCCGACGAGCTTAAGCGTCGTCAGGAAGAAGAAGCCAAGCGTAAGGCTGAAGAGGATAGTCAGCGCAAGCTTGAAGAAGCTCGCGAAATGGCTGAAAAGAATCAAGAGCGTTGGTCTGCTGCAGAAGAGAAAAAGGGTGATATGGAAAATACAGATTACCATGTAACGACTTCACGTTACGCACGTGAAGCCGAAGATGAAGCAGATCGTAAAGTAGAAGGCGCGAGTCGTCGTCGTAAACAGAAGAAAATGTCTTCTAAGACTGACGATCAAGAGCGCGGCGGTCGCAATGCACGTGGTGGCAAAGGCGGTCGTCAAAAAGGTAAGTTGGCTAAGCCATCTTCAATGCAACAAGCTTTCGATAAGACAGCAGCGGTAGCAAAAGCTGACGTTGTGATCGGTGAAACGATCGTTCTGTCTGAGCTTGCAAACAAGATGTCTGTTAAAGCAACTGAAGTTATCAAAGTGATGATGAAGATGGGCGCTATGGCGACTATCAACCAAGTGATCGACCAAGAAACTGCACAGCTTGTTGCAGAAGAAATGGGTCACAAGGTAATTCTTCGCAAAGAAAACGAACTTGAAGAAGCTGTACTAAGCGATCGTGATAGCGATTCAGAAGCTGTGCCACGTGCACCAGTTGTGACTATCATGGGTCACGTTGACCACGGTAAAACGTCAACACTTGACTACATTCGTCGTACACACGTTGCTTCTGGCGAAGCTGGCGGTATCACACAGCACATCGGTGCATACCACGTTGAAACTGAGAACGGCATGATCACGTTCCTTGATACTCCTGGACACGCAGCGTTTACTGCAATGCGTGCTCGTGGTGCTCAAGCGACAGATATCGTTGTTCTAGTTGTTGCTGCAGACGATGGTGTAATGCCACAAACTGTAGAAGCGATTCAACACGCGAAAGCGGCGGGCGTACCGCTGATCGTTGCTGTGAACAAGATCGATAAAGAAGACGCGAACCCAGATAACGTTAAGAACGAGCTTGCTCAATACGACGTTATTCCTGAGGAGTGGGGCGGTGAGAACATGTTCGTTCACATCTCTGCGAAACAGGGTACAAACATCGACGGTCTTCTAGAAGCAATCCTTCTTCAATCAGAAGTTCTAGAACTTACTGCTGTTGCTGAAGGTATGGCATCTGGTGTTGTTGTTGAATCTCGTCTAGACAAAGGTCGTGGTCCTGTTGCAACAGTACTTGTTCAATCAGGTACACTACGCAAGGGTGACATCGTACTATGTGGTCAAGAATACGGCCGTGTACGTGCAATGCGCGATGAGCTAGGTAAAGAAATCAACGAAGCTGGTCCTTCAATCCCTGTAGAGATCCTAGGTCTTTCAGGTGTACCTTCATCAGGTGACGAAGCGACTGTAGTACGTGATGAGCGTAAAGCGCGTGAAGTTGCTAACTACCGTGCTGGTAAGTTCCGTGAAGTGAAACTTGCTCGTCAGCAGAAATCTAAACTAGAGAACATGTTCGCGAACATGGCTGCTGGTGAAGTTGCTGAACTGAACGTAGTACTGAAAGCTGACGTACAAGGTTCTGTGGAAGCAATCGCTGATTCACTACTGAAACTATCGACTGACGAAGTTAAAGTTAACATCGTAGGTTCTGGTGTTGGTGGTATCACTGAAACTGACGCAGTACTAGCGGAAGCTTCAAACGCAATCATCCTTGGCTTTAACGTACGTGCTGATGCTTCTGCTCGCCGTGCAATTGAAGCTGCAAGTGTTGATCTACGTTACTACTCAATCATTTACCAGCTAATCGACGAAGTTAAACAAGCGATGGGCGGTATGCTTGCTCCAGAATTCAAGCAAGAGATCATTGGTCTTGCTGAAGTTCGTGACGTATTTAAGTCTCCGAAACTGGGCGCAATCGCTGGCTGTATGGTAACTGAAGGTGTGATCAAGCGTAATGCTCCTATCCGCGTTCTACGTGATAACGTAGTAATCTACGAAGGTGAGCTTGAGTCACTACGTCGCTTTAAAGACGACGTTGCTGAAGTTAAGAATGGCTACGAGTGTGGTATCGGCGTTAAGAACTACAATGACGTTCGCGCAGGTGACCAAATCGAAGTATTCGAAACAGTGGAAATCAAACGTACACTGGATTAA
- the nudF gene encoding ADP-ribose diphosphatase: MQHSNNDSSLFTTQDVEIISKETVFQGYFKMVKYRFKHRLFAGGWSEVIEREMFERGHAAALLPYDPITDQVVLVEQIRVGALEHAQPWQLEIVAGIIDRDESAEEVARREATEEAGIEINRLTPVTSYYPSSGGCSERLDVFVGEVDASTAHGIHGLDYEGEDIRVHVVSREQAYQWVESGRFENGASIIALQWLMLNHQRLRVQWQE; encoded by the coding sequence ATGCAACACTCGAACAATGATTCATCACTATTTACCACTCAAGATGTCGAAATAATCTCAAAAGAGACGGTTTTTCAGGGGTATTTCAAAATGGTTAAATACCGCTTTAAGCATAGATTGTTTGCTGGTGGGTGGAGTGAGGTTATTGAACGGGAGATGTTTGAGCGTGGTCACGCCGCCGCGTTATTGCCTTATGATCCGATTACTGATCAAGTGGTATTAGTCGAGCAGATCCGAGTTGGCGCATTAGAGCATGCTCAACCATGGCAGTTAGAAATTGTTGCTGGCATTATCGACCGCGATGAAAGTGCCGAAGAGGTGGCTCGTCGAGAAGCAACGGAAGAAGCCGGAATAGAGATCAATCGCTTAACGCCGGTGACATCTTATTACCCGTCTTCGGGTGGTTGCTCGGAACGATTAGATGTATTCGTCGGCGAGGTTGATGCTTCAACCGCACACGGCATTCATGGTTTAGACTATGAAGGTGAAGATATTCGCGTTCACGTGGTCAGTCGCGAACAAGCCTACCAATGGGTAGAAAGTGGTCGTTTTGAGAATGGCGCATCCATTATTGCGTTGCAATGGTTGATGCTTAATCACCAACGTTTAAGAGTACAATGGCAAGAGTAG
- the secG gene encoding preprotein translocase subunit SecG, whose protein sequence is MFSVLLVIYLLAAVGVIGLVLIQQGKGADMGASFGAGASNTVFGASGSGNFLTRMTAIFATVFFVISLVLGNMSTHKTESQWVDPTQGQVIEQTADDVASDVPAPVGEEIPQ, encoded by the coding sequence ATGTTTTCAGTTCTACTTGTGATTTACCTGTTGGCAGCGGTTGGTGTAATCGGCCTCGTGTTGATTCAACAAGGTAAAGGCGCAGATATGGGAGCCTCATTCGGTGCAGGCGCATCAAACACAGTGTTTGGCGCAAGCGGCTCAGGTAACTTCCTAACCCGAATGACTGCAATTTTTGCAACAGTATTTTTTGTCATCAGCCTAGTGCTAGGTAACATGTCAACTCATAAAACTGAATCTCAGTGGGTTGACCCGACTCAAGGTCAAGTTATCGAACAAACTGCTGATGATGTAGCGAGCGATGTTCCAGCCCCTGTAGGCGAGGAAATCCCGCAATAA
- a CDS encoding DUF1249 family protein translates to MARVADRKPYHVDFAELMRVYETNYAKLNALLPTQPSVGDVRCYQAASMSYQIQVGEVTKYTTLVDICQSDDVPIFPLPKMSVRLYHDARVAEVCSSEYLNRVKARYDYPNDKMVQKDEKAQLNRFLGDWLSFCLRHGISRTPLNI, encoded by the coding sequence ATGGCAAGAGTAGCAGATAGAAAGCCGTATCATGTTGATTTTGCAGAACTGATGCGAGTGTATGAAACCAATTACGCCAAGCTTAACGCTTTGTTGCCAACGCAACCGAGTGTCGGCGACGTGCGTTGCTATCAAGCTGCCAGTATGTCGTACCAAATACAAGTGGGTGAAGTCACAAAGTACACAACTTTGGTTGATATTTGTCAAAGCGATGACGTTCCAATATTTCCATTGCCGAAAATGTCTGTCAGGCTTTATCACGATGCTCGGGTAGCAGAAGTGTGTAGCAGTGAATACTTAAATCGAGTCAAAGCTCGATACGATTATCCAAATGACAAAATGGTTCAAAAAGACGAAAAAGCACAATTGAACCGTTTTCTAGGTGACTGGCTGTCGTTTTGTCTACGACATGGAATAAGCCGTACGCCTCTGAATATTTAG
- the yqiA gene encoding esterase YqiA: MKPSLLLYIHGFNSSPLSHKANVMKEYCAQYRPDIKVVVPQLPCFPQQAAECLLTLVEQYQSDYNIALVGSSLGGYMSTWLNSQFGFKAVVVNPAVKPYELLLDYLGEQENPYTHERYILEPHHIDELKALDVAELNSPNDFWLLQQTEDEVLDYRQAVAKYSACKQNVEQGGDHSFVDFERYPQQIIEFLGL, encoded by the coding sequence ATGAAACCCTCTTTATTGTTGTATATTCACGGATTTAACAGCTCTCCGTTGTCCCATAAAGCGAACGTGATGAAAGAGTATTGCGCTCAGTACCGCCCAGATATCAAAGTCGTGGTGCCGCAATTACCTTGTTTTCCTCAACAAGCCGCCGAATGTTTATTAACGTTGGTTGAGCAGTACCAAAGTGATTATAACATTGCCTTGGTAGGTAGCTCTTTAGGTGGCTATATGTCAACTTGGCTCAACAGTCAGTTTGGCTTTAAAGCGGTAGTGGTTAATCCGGCAGTCAAACCCTATGAGCTATTACTTGATTACCTAGGTGAACAAGAGAATCCTTATACCCACGAGCGCTATATACTAGAGCCTCATCATATTGATGAGCTCAAAGCGCTGGATGTCGCAGAGCTCAATAGCCCGAATGACTTTTGGTTGTTACAGCAAACAGAAGACGAAGTGCTTGATTATCGCCAAGCGGTGGCTAAGTATTCTGCTTGCAAGCAAAACGTTGAACAAGGCGGTGATCATAGCTTTGTCGACTTTGAACGATACCCACAACAGATTATCGAGTTTTTAGGTCTATAA
- the cpdA gene encoding 3',5'-cyclic-AMP phosphodiesterase — MKVTSNTSVKETIKLLQITDTHLFEAEDGSLLSVCTNESFKAVVEAVKQDGFEFEAILATGDISQDHTDASYQRFAEGIQPLQQPCYWLPGNHDYKPSMGTVLPSEQIVQVEHELLGEHWQMILLDSQVEGVPHGRLSQQQLDLLEAKLSQYPERHTLVLLHHHSLLVGSAWLDQHTLKDADQFWQVVERHDNVRAIICGHVHQDMHKTHRGAAVIATPSTCVQFKPNSDDFALDTCSPGWRELELNADGSFDTRVKRLEEGLFTPNFDSNGY, encoded by the coding sequence TTGAAAGTGACGTCAAACACCTCAGTGAAAGAGACAATTAAACTCCTGCAAATCACCGATACACATCTGTTTGAAGCGGAAGACGGAAGCTTGCTCAGCGTTTGTACCAACGAGAGCTTTAAAGCCGTGGTCGAAGCGGTGAAACAAGATGGTTTCGAATTCGAAGCTATTTTGGCAACTGGCGATATTTCCCAAGATCACACCGATGCTTCATACCAACGTTTTGCTGAAGGCATCCAACCTTTGCAACAACCTTGCTATTGGTTGCCGGGAAATCACGACTACAAGCCAAGTATGGGCACAGTGTTACCGTCTGAGCAAATTGTACAGGTTGAACATGAGTTGCTTGGTGAGCATTGGCAAATGATCTTACTCGATTCTCAAGTCGAGGGGGTTCCACATGGTCGCTTGAGCCAGCAACAATTGGATCTGCTGGAGGCGAAACTTTCTCAGTACCCTGAGCGTCATACTCTAGTTTTACTTCATCACCATTCACTGCTAGTCGGCAGTGCTTGGCTCGATCAGCACACGCTGAAAGATGCTGACCAGTTTTGGCAAGTCGTTGAGCGCCATGACAATGTGCGCGCAATTATTTGTGGTCACGTTCATCAAGATATGCATAAAACCCATCGTGGTGCAGCAGTGATTGCTACACCATCGACTTGTGTCCAGTTTAAGCCGAATAGTGATGATTTTGCCTTAGATACCTGCTCGCCAGGTTGGCGTGAATTGGAACTGAACGCAGACGGCAGTTTCGATACTCGTGTAAAACGTTTGGAAGAAGGCTTGTTCACCCCTAATTTTGACTCCAACGGATATTAA
- the truB gene encoding tRNA pseudouridine(55) synthase TruB — translation MARRRKGRPIDGVILLDKPTGISSNDALQKVKRIYFAEKAGHTGALDPLATGMLPICLGEATKFSQFLLDSDKRYRVIAKLGERTDTSDSDGEVVETRPVDVDLAKLEACIDKFRGESDQVPSMFSALKYQGKPLYEYARKGIEVPRESRKITVYEIVLHRFEGDEVEMEVHCSKGTYIRTIVDDLGEMLGCGAHVTMLRRTGVAKYPYERMVTLEQLNELLEQAHREEIAPRDLLDPLLLPMDTAVEDLPEVNMNAELTDLVQHGMPVQVAGVPAEGTVRMTSGEEKLFIGVAQIDDNGRVAPKRLVVFREQE, via the coding sequence ATGGCTCGTCGTCGCAAAGGTCGTCCTATTGATGGCGTGATCCTATTGGATAAGCCAACCGGTATTTCATCAAACGATGCGCTACAAAAAGTAAAGCGTATCTACTTTGCAGAAAAAGCGGGTCATACTGGCGCTCTAGATCCTTTGGCAACTGGCATGCTGCCAATTTGCTTAGGTGAAGCGACCAAGTTTTCTCAGTTCCTATTGGACTCAGATAAACGCTACCGCGTTATTGCTAAGTTGGGTGAACGCACGGATACCTCTGATTCTGACGGTGAAGTGGTTGAAACTCGCCCTGTCGATGTGGACCTGGCGAAGCTAGAAGCGTGCATCGATAAATTCCGTGGTGAATCAGATCAAGTACCATCAATGTTCTCCGCGCTTAAGTACCAAGGCAAGCCTTTGTACGAATACGCACGTAAAGGCATTGAAGTACCACGTGAATCGCGCAAGATCACCGTATACGAAATTGTACTGCATCGCTTTGAGGGCGATGAAGTTGAGATGGAAGTACACTGCTCGAAAGGCACTTACATCCGTACTATCGTTGATGATCTTGGTGAGATGCTGGGTTGTGGTGCTCATGTAACTATGCTGCGCCGCACCGGTGTTGCGAAGTACCCTTACGAACGTATGGTAACGCTAGAGCAGTTGAATGAATTGCTTGAGCAAGCCCATCGTGAGGAGATTGCGCCGCGCGATTTACTTGATCCGCTGTTGCTACCGATGGATACCGCAGTCGAAGACCTACCAGAAGTGAACATGAATGCCGAGTTAACGGATTTGGTTCAACATGGTATGCCAGTACAAGTGGCTGGTGTGCCAGCAGAAGGTACGGTACGCATGACGAGTGGTGAAGAAAAGCTCTTTATCGGTGTCGCGCAAATTGATGACAATGGTCGCGTCGCTCCGAAACGCTTAGTCGTGTTCCGCGAGCAAGAGTAA
- the rimP gene encoding ribosome maturation factor RimP: MTGLERQLTEMLEAPVEAIGYELVGLEFIRAGEHSTLRIYIDHENGINVDACAEVSHQVSAVLDVEDPISVAYNLEVSSPGLERPLFKAAHYEQFIGHEVSIVLKMAVGNRRKWKGVIHSIDGETVSVTVEGNEEQFALSNISKANLIPKF; the protein is encoded by the coding sequence ATGACTGGTTTAGAAAGACAACTTACCGAAATGCTTGAAGCGCCAGTAGAGGCGATCGGCTACGAGTTAGTTGGATTAGAATTTATTCGTGCAGGTGAGCACTCAACACTACGTATCTACATTGACCATGAAAATGGTATCAATGTTGACGCTTGTGCAGAAGTTAGCCATCAAGTAAGCGCTGTACTCGATGTAGAAGATCCTATTTCAGTGGCTTATAACCTTGAGGTTTCTTCACCGGGTCTAGAAAGACCACTATTTAAAGCTGCCCACTATGAGCAATTTATTGGTCATGAAGTGAGCATCGTTTTGAAGATGGCTGTAGGTAACCGTCGTAAGTGGAAAGGTGTTATCCACTCTATTGATGGCGAAACCGTCTCTGTTACTGTCGAAGGTAACGAAGAGCAGTTTGCGTTAAGCAACATTTCCAAAGCTAACCTGATCCCTAAATTTTAG
- the nusA gene encoding transcription termination factor NusA, with amino-acid sequence MSKEILAVAEAVSNEKAVPRERIFEALEIALATSTKKKREIEIDVRVAIDRKTGEFETFRRWLVVEEVEFPTKEISLEAAQYDDETIQLGDYVEDQIESVTFDRITTQTAKQVIVQKVREAERAQIVEQFIDNEGELVTGVVKKVNRETIVLDLGNNAEAVILRDDQLPRENFRPGDRVRGLLYKVAPEARGFQLFVTRSKPEMLQELFRVEVPEIAEEIIELKGAARDPGSRAKIAVKTNDKRIDPVGACVGMRGARVQAVSGELGGERIDIVLWDDNPAQFVINAMAPADVASIIVDEDAHAMDIAVEADNLAQAIGRNGQNVRLASQLTGWELNVMTVADLQKKHAEESQASIENFMKYLDIEEDFAQLLVEEGFSTLEEVAYVPVAELLEVDGLNEELIEELRNRAKEALTTLALAQEESFEGLEPAEDLLGLEGLEREMAFKLAAKGVATLEDLADQGIDDLEGIEGLTEERAGELIMAARNICWFGDEE; translated from the coding sequence ATGAGTAAAGAAATTTTAGCGGTAGCAGAGGCAGTATCGAACGAGAAAGCGGTACCTCGCGAGCGTATTTTCGAAGCACTAGAAATCGCTCTAGCTACTTCTACTAAGAAAAAGCGTGAAATCGAAATCGATGTGCGCGTAGCAATCGACCGTAAAACTGGCGAATTCGAAACTTTCCGTCGTTGGTTAGTGGTTGAAGAAGTTGAGTTCCCAACGAAAGAGATCTCACTAGAAGCAGCACAATACGATGACGAAACCATTCAACTAGGCGACTACGTTGAAGACCAGATTGAATCAGTAACGTTTGACCGTATTACCACTCAAACTGCGAAACAAGTTATCGTACAAAAAGTACGTGAAGCTGAGCGCGCACAGATCGTTGAGCAATTCATTGACAACGAAGGCGAGCTAGTTACTGGCGTAGTTAAGAAAGTTAACCGTGAAACAATCGTACTAGACCTAGGCAACAACGCTGAAGCGGTTATCCTACGTGATGATCAACTTCCTCGCGAAAACTTCCGTCCAGGCGACCGTGTACGTGGTCTTCTATACAAAGTTGCTCCAGAAGCACGTGGTTTCCAACTGTTCGTTACACGTTCTAAGCCAGAAATGCTTCAAGAACTGTTCCGCGTAGAAGTGCCAGAAATCGCAGAAGAGATCATCGAACTTAAAGGTGCTGCTCGCGATCCAGGTTCTCGTGCGAAAATCGCAGTGAAAACTAACGACAAACGCATCGACCCAGTGGGCGCGTGTGTGGGTATGCGTGGTGCACGTGTACAAGCTGTATCTGGCGAACTTGGCGGTGAGCGTATTGATATCGTGCTTTGGGATGATAACCCAGCGCAATTCGTAATCAACGCAATGGCGCCTGCTGATGTAGCTTCAATCATTGTTGATGAAGATGCACACGCAATGGACATCGCTGTTGAAGCTGATAATCTAGCACAAGCAATCGGTCGTAACGGTCAAAACGTTCGTCTAGCATCTCAACTAACTGGTTGGGAACTAAACGTAATGACAGTGGCTGATCTGCAGAAGAAACACGCTGAAGAATCTCAAGCTTCTATCGAAAACTTCATGAAGTACCTAGATATCGAAGAAGACTTTGCTCAACTACTTGTTGAAGAAGGTTTCTCTACTCTAGAAGAAGTGGCTTACGTACCAGTAGCAGAACTACTAGAAGTTGACGGTCTAAATGAAGAATTGATCGAAGAGCTACGTAACCGTGCGAAAGAAGCACTGACTACTCTAGCTCTAGCTCAAGAAGAATCTTTTGAAGGTCTAGAGCCTGCTGAAGACCTATTGGGTCTAGAAGGTCTAGAACGTGAAATGGCATTCAAACTGGCTGCTAAAGGTGTTGCAACACTTGAAGACCTAGCAGACCAAGGTATCGATGATCTCGAAGGAATCGAAGGATTAACAGAAGAGCGTGCTGGTGAACTTATCATGGCTGCACGTAACATTTGTTGGTTCGGAGACGAAGAATAA
- the rbfA gene encoding 30S ribosome-binding factor RbfA produces the protein MSKEFSRTQRVAQQLQKELAMILQREVRDSRLGMVTISDVEVSRDLAYAKVFVTFLCVGEQTPESCLAALREHEVHIRMMLGKRIRLRLTPEIRFHYDNTLVEGMRMSNLVTEVVSNDKQKQKDAGREDEE, from the coding sequence ATGTCAAAAGAATTTAGCCGCACGCAGCGCGTAGCACAGCAGCTGCAAAAAGAACTTGCGATGATCCTTCAACGCGAAGTTCGTGATTCTCGTCTAGGTATGGTAACCATCTCAGACGTAGAAGTATCTCGTGACCTTGCTTACGCGAAAGTATTCGTTACTTTCCTATGCGTGGGTGAGCAAACACCTGAATCATGTCTTGCTGCACTGCGCGAGCATGAAGTTCACATCCGCATGATGCTAGGTAAGCGTATTCGTCTACGTCTAACACCTGAAATCCGTTTCCACTACGACAACACGTTAGTGGAAGGTATGCGCATGTCTAACCTTGTGACTGAAGTTGTAAGTAACGACAAGCAAAAGCAAAAAGATGCAGGTCGTGAGGACGAAGAGTAA
- the tolC gene encoding outer membrane channel protein TolC produces MKKLLPLFISAALGSLSTSAWADTLADIYNQAKENDPTLLSAAATRDEAFEAINSSRASLLPQIGLSAGYDINRGERNNLDNDSDGWNAGINFTQELYNRSSWITLDTAEKGARQADAAYAAVQQALILRVSQAYFDVLRAQDNLVFVRAEKAAVGRQLEQTKQRFEVGLSAITDVHDAQAQYDAVLADEVLAENDLVNSYEGLREITGQEHSNLDVLDTKRFSASKTAQTIDALLSEAQQKNLSLLSARISQDIAKDNISNASSGHLPTLNLKGGYNLTDIDGDLGDNDSDNLNLGLQLEVPLYTGGAVTSATKQAEFAYVSASQDLEKTYRSVVKDVRASNNDIGASIGALRAFEQTVISAESALEATEAGFDVGTRTIVDVLDATRRLYDANKSLSNARYNYILSVLSLRQAVGTLSEQDILDINAGLKPAK; encoded by the coding sequence ATGAAAAAACTGCTTCCATTATTTATCAGTGCAGCGCTAGGTAGCCTTAGTACTTCCGCTTGGGCTGATACTCTGGCAGATATTTACAACCAAGCAAAAGAAAACGATCCAACACTTTTGAGTGCAGCCGCTACTCGTGATGAGGCTTTTGAAGCGATCAACTCTTCTCGCGCAAGTTTGCTACCACAAATTGGTCTTTCAGCTGGTTACGATATTAACCGTGGCGAGCGTAACAACTTAGACAATGATAGTGATGGCTGGAATGCAGGCATCAATTTCACGCAAGAGCTTTACAACCGCTCGAGCTGGATCACGCTAGATACAGCAGAAAAAGGGGCTCGCCAAGCTGATGCAGCATACGCAGCAGTACAACAAGCGTTAATTCTACGCGTTTCTCAAGCTTATTTTGATGTTCTACGTGCGCAAGACAATTTAGTTTTCGTTCGCGCAGAAAAAGCGGCAGTAGGTCGCCAACTAGAGCAAACTAAACAGCGTTTTGAAGTGGGTCTATCAGCGATTACTGACGTGCACGATGCACAAGCTCAATACGATGCAGTATTGGCCGATGAAGTATTGGCAGAAAACGACCTAGTAAACAGCTACGAAGGTCTACGTGAAATTACGGGTCAAGAGCACTCTAACCTAGATGTACTTGATACTAAGCGTTTCTCTGCAAGCAAAACTGCGCAGACGATCGATGCTTTGCTATCTGAAGCACAACAGAAAAACCTTAGCCTGTTGTCTGCGCGCATTTCACAAGATATCGCGAAAGATAACATCTCAAACGCAAGCTCTGGTCATTTACCAACTCTAAATCTGAAAGGTGGTTATAACCTAACTGATATTGATGGCGATCTGGGTGACAATGACAGCGATAACCTAAACCTAGGCTTGCAACTTGAAGTTCCTCTTTACACAGGTGGTGCGGTTACATCGGCAACCAAACAAGCCGAGTTCGCTTACGTTTCAGCAAGCCAAGATCTAGAGAAGACCTACCGCAGTGTGGTTAAAGATGTGCGCGCTTCAAATAACGACATTGGCGCTTCTATCGGTGCACTGCGCGCATTTGAGCAGACAGTGATTTCAGCTGAGTCAGCGCTTGAAGCAACAGAAGCCGGTTTTGATGTGGGTACACGTACTATCGTTGACGTATTAGATGCGACTCGTCGTCTATACGATGCGAATAAGAGCCTATCAAACGCACGTTACAACTACATCTTAAGTGTATTAAGCCTACGTCAAGCTGTGGGTACACTAAGCGAGCAAGATATCCTAGATATCAACGCAGGTCTTAAACCAGCAAAATAA